Within the Rosa rugosa chromosome 2, drRosRugo1.1, whole genome shotgun sequence genome, the region AGACTGAATCCAccttctgcaaaattctgctgGTAGAGCCCAATATTAGCTCCATCCACAATAGCTTCATAATCAGCATGTTTGTCCAGCCAATCCTTTATTTAGATATGGGGAAAAAATACAAATGAGAAACCAGAAGAAAGAACAATTAGGATATGTTTTAAAACTAAATTTTCATGAAATGGAATGTATAAAATACATAGCTTTTGctacttcattttcttcttgcCCTCAACTACTCTAACTCGCTCGATAAATTTTCTCAAGTGGAATTTTTTTAACGAACAAATGTCGAGAGACCAACTGCCGAGACAAACAAAAATGACGAAACAGCATCTAAAGCTTATGCCCACGCAATCAACTGTATCAATTTTCATAACTTCCAATAGTAGGAACATTAAGGATTCACAGTAACATCTCATATATATCTTATCTTcccattttcaattttcataacCCAGCAACAAGAATGAACTCGTGCTCCACCCACATTATTACCACTAGAGAAAAAGGGGGCAAAAGGCTCTATTTTTTTATGAAGCATATCAATTGTACTAATAAAAAAAAGGCAAATATCAGGGCTTACACATGGATACATTTAAAGTGTTGTAAATCTAACAATCTGTGCCTCTACATCCAACTATGTCATAAACTGCAAGCATCTCACTTACTGCATATTCCatcaataaaaatcagaaaCCAGAAAGACCTGACACCAAGACTCATGGAACCAGCATCTATAAAACATTTATCACTGTCAGCGGAAATCTCAAACTCTGCTTAAATTCCTcaaattttaattaataaaatcCCTTACTTATCCTATAACCAACACCACCTCTAACTAAACAATTGACATAATGAATGGATAACAAGTGTTACTCAAAACTCTAGCCACCACAGGAATTCAAATTAGTAAACTAAACAAATATTAGCAAAATGGACAGCTCAAAAAATCTTGGCTCACCTGAAACTCACTGAAATTCGACTTAACCTCCCTTTCCATTGCCAAAGCAGCAACAGACTGCGCAAACCTATCTGTCTCTGCACAGTCAATGTCAACACAAACCAAATGCTCACCACAGGAGCAACACCTGCTGTCAGAATCCACATTGGCTCTCTGCACAGCCCAATCCCCCTTCCCAACCCACCCCTGCCCATGCCACCCTCCTCCATTCCTCAAAACCGCCTCTTTGACCCTACCCGAGTCGCAATTCACCTCACCCACTTCACTAGCCCTTCCATCACGATACCAATCCTCAATGATCTTGGCCGTCAATGCATTAACACACCTCACAGCATTCCTCAACTTGTGCAAGTAATCATAAACCCTCTCCCCTCTTCCTGTCTCTGCACTCACCTTTAATAAGGCTGCAATCTCAGGCTCTTCTACACTCACTCCCACCTTATTCATATACTCTTCCACCTCATACGCCTTATCAGCCTCCAGTTTCTCGCAAAAGCAAAACAATGCCGGATCGCAAGTGCGCAACCTCGGCAATACACTATACTTCTCCATACCCTTCACCAGCTCAAAAGCATAATCACCATCACCTTTCGCCGCAGCGAGCCGAGCAACAGCGGTGATCGTGGCCTCGTTGGGGAGGACTTCGATCAACGACATGTGATCAAACACGCGGAAGCCATATTCCAAGGCCAATTGCTTCAGGGACGGGTCGGTGACAGAGTTAGAGCAAAGGTAGAGTAGGGTGTTAAAATGGTGCTGGTTGAGCCGCGTATTCTGCGAAACAGCGGATTCATACAGCGAGATTGCGCTGCTTAAGTCCTTGTTCTTTGAGCAGAAAGTGAGGGAAGAGTGGAATTGGGTCTCTGgggtctgcttcttcttcctctttgggGTTCCCATGAATGTCCGAATTTAGAAATCGGTTTTGGTTGAACCTATAGGCAAATTTGTTTTCTTCGTCAAAGGCAGTTTCGACAAACAATTTGATGGCAGGAAAACAATGCATATAGAATCTAAAACAGATACAACAACACAAATTATTTCAGGTCACACAACAATTTGATGGCTCAAACCCCAACACTAAACACCATTCATTAAAACCCCAAATTTGGAGCAAATACTAGTCAATTGGACTACAGACTAAAACCTCATTCATTAAACCCCAAATctggaaataaaaaaaaattagtcaattGGAGACAAATTCACTACAGATTAGCCATTAGGGGATTACATAGTTccataaatccataaacatagacaaaactaaaattccaaagaaaaaaaacaaaaaaaagggaaattttcagaaaataacAAATACTTACAAGCAAAGAGGGAAAGAGAATCAAGATCGAGGAAACCAACAGACGGGAGTGAGAGATGAGGGGAAGCCCTGCAAATCGGTGGAAACCCAGCGCATTCAACAAGAGCGGACTCCGAGTGCAATCGCCACGGGCAAAAGTTTTGGGCTAACGGTGCGGGTATAGTGCGGGTACGGTGCGGGTTGTTAACGGACCGGGTTTTTAACGGGCCGACCCGATAAAAACCCGTTAAGTTAACGGATTTTGCGGGCTAAACccggcgggtttgcgggttatccgttggaacccgttaaaaACCCGttaacagatttttttttttttttttaatgcgaCAGCAAACTTCAGTTTTCCTGATTTTAAGCAACATTATAAACCACAACATCATCTTTATTAAGTACAGAAACTTTATATAATCTAAAGTGAACTGACATTCGCTCAATTTCATGAATAAGATGACTAGCTCTAGTATTAAAACTAATCCAGCATCTAAGTTGCCTTCCAAATTCAAATGTCAAAGCTAACCGATTTCACATATTGAGAGGAACAAATAGCCTTCCATGACTGCTTTCAGAAGTCACAAACAAGAGTAATAGAGAATGCTGACCACATAAAAATACAATTTACAGAACATGATCCAACTCACAATGCCACTTCTTTCTAAAGTTCTTATCTTTAAGAGATTACTTACTTCTTCAAAAGTCTCTCCTTTGGCTCTCAACAACACAAGAAAGGCGCTAATCAAAGCCTCATTAGCATCACTCAGCAAGAACTCCAATGAAGCTTCGGCTTCGGACTCCGACAAATCCACCTTATCAATCAAGGACTCAATCAACAGAAGTCTCAAAGCTCTACAGCATAACAAAACccacctctctctctaaatCGAAATCTTAGACAGAAGCATTATATAGATTGAAATCGGGAAAATAAGAGAGAAAAACGATGCCACAAGATTTCCCTAATTCAAACCCGAAAACAATAAATTAAACCCaagcaaaacaacaacaatCCACATCCCATCAAACCCAGTTCACCAATAACATTACCctccaacaaaaacaaaaaaaagactaAAAATTTTCACCAGAATTGACCACCAACACAGACCCAGAATCAAACTgaatcaaaagaagaagaagaaacaaagcaaaaaccgAGACTAAAGAGAGAGATCAGAGATGGCACCTTCAGAACCCAATCCCAGCTCAGATTCTCTCACTCTGAAATTGTGGGTTTGGATGAAGAAAGAGAGATGGAGTCTACGAGAGAGGCAGAGAGTGGATTGCTGAAAGAAAGAGGCAGAAAGggttttaattttcagaaataaCTTAACGGGTTCCGACGGGCCTAACGGGTCTAGCACGGCACGGCCCGTTAATTTACGGGTTTTTGGCGTGCGGGTTTTTCTCAGCCCAGATTAATAATTGGACGGGTTCGTGCGGGTTTTTCCGTGCGGGTTTGCGGGTTGCGGGTTTAAATGCCAGGCCTAGGCAAAACCAACAGACGCGCTCAGAGAAACGAATTCCGAACGATTCAAAATCGCTAAGAGAGAAAACTGTGGTAGACTCAACCCTAGGGTTTCAGAGTAGAGCGGGAAGCATGATGAAGACGGTTCGGTTCAATCTATAAACTCTTtaatcccttttttttctttttcttttttttttcaattacacAAAAAAGTCTTTaatccttgttttttttttaaattacaaaAAAGTCTTTAatcctttattttctttttcagaatgctagtttttttttttttttttttttttttgagaatgttcTGAATGCTAGTTTGAACCCTGTAAATGTGAATTGCgtgaaaatagaaagaataCTCCAAATTCGGAAGTCCAAAAGTTTTATAAAACGTtcttgatggaaaaaaaaaagtgaatgaAAGATCCCACtgaattgaattcttttctaTTATATTAGCATTTTCATTAGTATTAGATTAGTATTAGTTTGTGATCTCGGCTCAATGAGTCCTTTCTTCCGTGATGAACTGTTGGCACCAGTCTTACATTTTGTCTCTGTGGACCGAGGATAAAGGGGGGCTCAGCAGGACTCCGATTGTAACATGAGAGAAGTAAGGGGGTCAACCTCTTTCAAATATACAACATGGATTATGGCAATGCAATGTAGTTGGACTCTCATGTTGATCCGAATGAAATATTAAATATAGAATAGTACAAAAATAATAGTCTCTAATTAAACAAATTAAGATATTTATTATTGATAAACATATATTTGATAAATAGATCTAAATTAATATATCAAAAATgaaatatttttgaaaattaGATTTTCCATTCTTATTCGTTTCTATAGTTGAATTTTTCTACATTTATATCATATTTAATGAAATAACTAAGAATAAACAGTTAAGATTTCAGCAGGAATTGAGATCTCATTCAAAGAGAAATATATTAAATATCCGGAGTTTCTTTTTGTATATTATATGAATGATCCGATTCACAAGGACCATGATTAGGAATTGTTTGATAGTCTTTCtcagaggaagaggcgaaacATACTCAACTTGAATTCGGGACAGCTATTCAAAATCTTACTGAAAGACTGGATTTGTTATCTCATGTTTGCTTTTCGTGAAAAAAAATACCAATTGAAGAGGAGGTTTTCTTCAAACAACAAGGAGTTGGGTCAACTATTCAATCAAATTAATGAAATTGAGCATGTTTCCCATCTCTTCTCGAGAAACAAGTGGGCTGCCCCATTGAGCTCTGTATTGCTTATAGAACCAATTCCTATAATTATGAAACCCATATGAGATACAGAGGAATAGgctattcttttttttaaattacgATGACCATGAGATGTTAAAGCTGCATAGATAATTTGAATTGTGCCTACTATCATCAACTAGGAGACTCTCCATGAGATTCATAGTTGCATTACTTATAGCTTCCTTGTTCGTAGACAAAGTGGATTCGGAATTGTCTTTCATTCCAAGGCATAACTTGTATCCATGCGCTTCATATTCGCCTGGAGTTCGATCCCAAAAATATAGCCATCCCTACCCCCTCACGTCAATTCCACGAGCCTcttatcaaaaagaaaaaaaatgaatactattttatataattaagtcaattcttgagggaatggttaaatttttgaactaccatatatgccctcacataatataggtattaataaataaattatttctagaTAAGGATATGATAGTTAATTGACTATATCATATTTCaaaaaattgcaatacctcccacgaaaaaaggagaaactttcctaaaattaGGAGAgataaattttttaatttaaaaaaattaaaataaaagtcAATTGACGGGGCTAGTTTATAATAAAGAGAAGTGATATGATAAGACAACTGCACTCTCCTAACAAAATAAATTTTGCTCTTCAACCAGATAAATTTTTCAGTGCTACagtcaaaccatgtcataatTGACACGTGACTTGACTTCCCAAAAAAAGACATGTGTGTAACTAGTACACCTGAGCCACAGCAACAAACTTTACACTTTTTGTTGTTAACACAAACTGTTGCCGTTatcataaaattgaaaaaatcaCATCACTGTCATGTTAAACTTTAAAAGTTACAGATTTATATTGTATTTTAaaagttttatttttcataaGATAAACtgtggagattttttttttttgttctttctcaTCTTCTCATTATCTTACCTTTGATTTTGTCACATGATAGAGCACTTGAGTTCTCAAGCGGCGGCAGAGAAATCCATCGAAAGGAGAACAACAACTGAAGCAAtgagaataaaaataaagtTAAAAGCCTAAAATCCATATCAATCAAACccagtgtcacgccccgaattttgaataataaattcaaatccgaaacatgaataattacaattacaaaatccaaatctcgaaacttcgagttcattattacaattcactctcacaagcaatattgtaaagctcaaatgagcataacacacctcacaacgtacaattgctgtaaaactctaacaattgctctaaccgcacgatcaccgtcctggttctcctgtcctgtaggattacccgctacacaatttgaatagtgtaccgggagttgcaacaacacaaaacccggtaagcttttgacagctagtatgagtaaacaagaaagaactgttgatttattaaattacaagaccaccacaaacccacgttactttctcactctcatatatatatatatagacacttatgagttactctcaatttcccccataaggtcactcaatatttggcagacagactagagctctaactgatcgtttccacctacccggcgcgagagcgtggttcacgatttaatactattcagttccacctacccggcgcgagagcgtggttcgctgatagtatgccatggtcaccccgtgacctattgatcttccacagatcacaacaatttattgttcctcaacaataaaactcaacatctctctcaatatattgtttcacaacaataaactcaatacccctcacaatatattgtttctcaacaataaactcaatacccctcacaatatattgtttctcaacaataaactcaacacaactccaacaatacatattatttcacgtaataatatatatacagacattcacacaggaatgtctaatacatcAACAATaattcatatgattgcaaaataaagcaattaaatatattgggttcgtaatatgaaccacgtgaggtttactcacctc harbors:
- the LOC133733528 gene encoding proteinaceous RNase P 2 translates to MGTPKRKKKQTPETQFHSSLTFCSKNKDLSSAISLYESAVSQNTRLNQHHFNTLLYLCSNSVTDPSLKQLALEYGFRVFDHMSLIEVLPNEATITAVARLAAAKGDGDYAFELVKGMEKYSVLPRLRTCDPALFCFCEKLEADKAYEVEEYMNKVGVSVEEPEIAALLKVSAETGRGERVYDYLHKLRNAVRCVNALTAKIIEDWYRDGRASEVGEVNCDSGRVKEAVLRNGGGWHGQGWVGKGDWAVQRANVDSDSRCCSCGEHLVCVDIDCAETDRFAQSVAALAMEREVKSNFSEFQDWLDKHADYEAIVDGANIGLYQQNFAEGGFSLPQLDAVVKELYNRSGEKWPLVVLHNRRFRSLVENPSHRKVVEEWMDKGFLYTTPSGSNDDWYWLYAAVKLKCLLITNDEMRDHIFELLGSSFFLKWKERHQVRYTFVKGNLKLQTQPPYSSVIQESESGSWHVPVADDSCEEPARTWLCITRSSASKASSGALLSQNAFLNSCTSELVTSHNDKTTTKTGKRKERSPSPSHLMT